A single window of Periophthalmus magnuspinnatus isolate fPerMag1 chromosome 9, fPerMag1.2.pri, whole genome shotgun sequence DNA harbors:
- the zgc:112294 gene encoding transmembrane protein 17A, with protein sequence MATWYSPAAEHVHMGVAYMGSTVFTNNRTTDSERHGEQRDGLVNELVSHLPLQMLLYFDMFYFPCWWISAVFMLNVKFEFLPGYYQWLLVTGIVLLTVVEVLRVYLGYTGNLKEKVPELAAFWVVSLTFPVPVLLFFLTDEDALILPLERAVHSLFLCLVMAELVASFLALRTMTRKLLLLFHLRQLGRAERLSPVYGLTLPYHRGALAVTPVHHMYR encoded by the exons ATGGCGACGTGGTACTCACCTGCAGCGGAGCACGTGCACATGGGGGTGGCCTACATGGGCAGCACAGTGTTCACCAACAACAGAACCACAGACAGCGAGCGTCACGGCGAGCAGCGGGACGGTCTGG TGAACGAGCTGGTGTCACATCTTCCTCTCCAGATGCTCCTCTACTTCGACATGTTCTACTTCCCGTGTTGGTGGATCTCTGCGGTTTTCATGTTGAACGTCAAG TTTGAGTTTCTTCCGGGTTATTACCAGTGGCTGCTCGTCACTGGGATCGTGCTCCTCACCGTCGTGGAGGTGCTCAGAGTTTATCTGGGCTACACCGGGAACCTGAAGGAAAAG GTCCCGGAGTTGGCGGCGTTCTGGGTGGTGTCTTTAACCTTCCCCGTCCCCGTGCTGCTCTTCTTCCTCACTGATGAAGACGCTCTGATCCTGCCGTTGGAGCGGGCCGTCcactctctgtttctgtgtttggTGATGGCGGAGCTGGTGGCGTCCTTCTTGGCCCTTCGCACCATGACCCGTaaactcctcctgctcttccacCTCCGTCAGCTCGGGCGGGCGGAGCGTCTGAGCCCCGTGTACGGCCTGACGCTGCCCtaccaccggggggcgctcgcCGTGACCCCGGTGCACCACATGTACCGCTAG